A window of the Phaseolus vulgaris cultivar G19833 chromosome 5, P. vulgaris v2.0, whole genome shotgun sequence genome harbors these coding sequences:
- the LOC137833972 gene encoding uncharacterized mitochondrial protein AtMg00810-like: protein MVNQRKYALELLTDAGLLACKPAPTLVDNHEKFSSTESVPFTDIQAYRRLIGRLMYLINTRPDITFYVEQLSQFLAKPTIAHYNATIRIIRYIKGAPSLGLFFSSTTSVHLKSFCDSDWGTCSDSRQSVTGFSVYLGNFLISWKSKKQGTLSKSSYEA from the coding sequence atggtaaatcaaaggaaatatgcattggaattaTTAACCGATGCAGGTCTTTTAGCCTGCAAACCTGCACCCACTCTTGTTGATAATCATGAGAAATTCTCTTCTACTGAAAGTGTTCCTTTCACAGATATTCAAGCCTacagaagattgattggaaggCTTATGTATCTCATTAATACccgacctgacataacattttaTGTGGAACAACTTTCTCAGTTTCTTGCTAAGCCTACAATTGCTCACTATAATGCAACAATTAGAATTATCAGATATATCAAAGGGGCTCCAAGTCTtggtctatttttctcttccactacTTCTGTTCATCTCAAAtccttttgtgatagtgattggggcacctgcagtgattcaagacaatcagtgactggttttagtgtgtatcttgggaattttctcatatcttggaaatcaaagaagcaaggaacaCTATCAAAGAGTTCTTATGAAGCTTAA